atcattcaacaaagctgatagcgctatctctttctcgctttgctctgttgccatatcgtcttttaacaatgtagaattaataattattaacaaaatatttcatcttaattatgaaattattgaaaaatataatttattgctcgataaaatatgattgatcattttaaacgagaatgaacagttaatataacatcaataaacctgtatcagctaccgtctatacaaggcattgacaaaacagaggatcaGCGACGTTGTTCtgtctttcttcactgccattataacgtatcaatgaatgaatagagaataataatacggaatgttccaaattttgaataatgattTAGTTAGAAATGTATAGGTATACTGCACCAGTGTTGTCATTCCTTTAGTACTTTCAACTTTGACAATTTCCTAAATTTCTTTTCCAGAGAAGAAATAGAACGAGCTAGAAACGCAGTTTTGGAAATCAACCATTTTCTAGACTTCGAGAGAGATGAGTATGACATCATTCACAGGAAGTTTTCCGAACAGTATCTGCTGGACATACCGGAGGTGAATCAAGAAATAATGCAACAGATATCCTATTCGTCTGTTTCAAATCTCAGTTCGAAGAGTTTTGGCATGGAAGCCGGGCATCCAGTCAGTTTCGATAATAATACTGCTCAGGATTTGAATGGCGAGAAGAAAgacaataattgatttatttgaattggttgaatagataatttatttatttatagcacGGAATATCTTATTATGTTTTGTTTTCCCTATGATAACAGTTGAACGGATTAATAAAAACCAATCAAgccaaaatattgaaacttatTTCTAAGCAGCAATCTGAGCATTGAGCAGAGTCTTGTCTCTGAGCTTGGCTTCCAACACAGCGTGGTCGAGAACTCCAATCCTCACATCCATTTCAACAATGTCTGCCTTTATTCTGGCAATTGCCTTCTTTATATTGATCAGGGGTGCTGCAAcacaaaatatactattttaatCGTTACTAAATTTAGGTAAAAGGAAAAAATAGTATGAATACCTTTATCATTCGCTATTCACTCTTTTTTCGGGGCAACTGATTAATATTATCTATCAAGTACCGGTACTCTTTATAACACGACCAGAgaagtttattcaaattatagacatgatcacaaaaagcatataagctacaattatttacaaagtattaatacaattggttgattatttgctgatctaagaaaatgtggcccccactatatatggATATGTGTCGAGTTGCcactaattttgctattgtttaaGATTTTATGCCAAAAGTAAACAATTCTAATAAAGATACATCTTGCGAGTCATTAGAAGTTCATGAAAACTACATTTAtatacacaaatttaaaaaagaaaattgataacctaagatgtagaaattttataaaaatttaacataaaaaaacatttataatactaatgggaaaaaataattaaaatggagaaaataagaatgaaacagTATGGAAAATGTTTCATAGAACTAATTGTTCTCCATGATTGATTCTATTGGACAGGAGCCacttttttgttttcgatttgaatgaattgattggaactTTTTCTTTAATAGCTATtggcagtttattgaaaatgtttggtCCTAAATATGTGGCTGACCTCTAAGCAGCTGATGTAGTCATCCTGGGAATTGCCAAGTCCATGTTCCTTCTGCGTGTTCCTTGCGGgtgattcaaattgatgaagAGTTGTGGGTATATTAGCCTACTTggaaatggctcttgaagaggGTAGTgttgaaaagatagcataagttttccaagttattatttatttattcaatcattcagaattacaagacaacttacagaaaattgCCACAGGctcacgcccaaaacggttccaattctaatttatacaatttatttttgttaactcaagccaattaggtactgtctattattagtgtctTGTTGGGAGTGTATGAGTCTGAGAACGGTACAATATAAATGAGAGACTACCATCGTCACATTttatagcttcaccaaaaacaactactaggactattggcttgagttaatagtgaaatttggaacataaacgccctataccatgggatatctccttatgctatcttctcCCTAAAATAGTATTCAGCtagtaataatatttgaaaattatttttaaaacctgacgatggtgtgaacaCTAAAACTAGttatcataatttatattcttaatctattattttattaattatttcaaagggaactataattctatattataaataaaaaagtaccGTAGcactgaattcatacattttgagaaaatattgtaacccttttcaaaatttattattatttgatcaatCCCATccatattctattttcaaaCCTTTTCTAACAAATTATAAGATATTCAATATTCTGATTATAGTTTGAACAATTTCATCAAATActtgcaggtaacccgtgcttcgcatggatctaatttaaaacttgataaactgaaaaatttTGGGAAAGGCATCCTAGAACCagcctcggtaaattaagaatatatatgcaaaAATTCTAGTTTATCAGTCCAATAGTTCAAGCCTGATGAAGCgacatttgtgaatttcctatcccatagtGTATGATCCAGTTCTTCGCTTTATTATACTATAGATAATTGACCGAActcagtgaggtctatgttttaactcggattttctttcgtctgtctgtctgtatgtatgtaacgcatttacggccaaacgcgttgatagaattctatgagatttggcacgaatattccttttttaaccgCGCGTCGATttataaacaaggttttttgaaatattgcattttaaggataatatgaaaggaaaaggaattccctccatactccgatatcactatatatatcatctactctgaagaaaggattaatcagactatagaattattcatcataaatcagctgtcgagtggattattaattgcatccAATAGCGCATGcgattaatatctcaatgtaacttggtgaaaaatcaaCTGCTGTGcgaactattaattgcatgccacATTGAACGCAATTTTtatgcattaataaatgaattattgattgcatgcaatcaataactAAAACAACATAGAAtaattgtctctcgacctttctctgctttgaacctgttgccagtatgtcttgaaggagattagcctttgatgttagcatttttgatacaccaaccccaacagccattagccgttttcacaccgatatgtCCCGAcatgacatacagacaggatttactctgatggacagtataagaggaggctgtggtttataactgcgcgaggtctactgttcacagaactactagtatttagaGATTGTACTGACATCCATCAGTCATGGTGGATCCGCGCTCTTCCATCTCCTGCTTGATAAGGTCCAACTCATCAGTGAGCCTTGTCAACTGTCTCTGTCTATCGTTCACTCCACCGCTCACTTCTCTGTATTGCTCTGTCACTCTGGCCAATTCGTCCtgaaaaattaaacaaaaatcacatttcTAAATATTTACTCTTCTGTTTAGAGCTACTGattattacaatacaataaaaaactatcaagtaccctttattttattgGAACACTAGgtactatatagtgaggtccacgttataatggcagtgtttgattagcaatggtattgctatccttgtctatcattcaccaAACCTTGATTTAGGACTCGTTCTGTGACTGTGGCGATATCCAGTCAGATGATCACCTTCTTCGATGCAGTCTTGCATCAGCATGCACTCGACAAGACCTCTTTTATTCAATGACGAAGCTGTTAAAAAAAGtagattttaattctaattaagtgatttaataattaattattatctatcacCTGACAATCACGAAcgattcattattgaattattaaagaatttagttatttgtgcaactagtgcgcaaagtgacagtttgctgcaccgaaagaaacgtttacgcccgagccgtaggtgagggcagaatggtttcttgagtgcagcagaggaactttgcgcacgtatttcacattaagttttttcctacagttaccattgaatatgaaaagtgggtaattatgggtaaaattgcctgaaatgcatcaaatgtttttctgtgtaattttattattgataaaaaccttaatcctaaaatcctaaagtcctcgttgtccttggttataatatctacttaataatttgctcgttgtgcttcgttgcacctctgctcactatagcagccacagcagtcactgttaccaacttcattttgattttgctgcactgttgctccatataacctactaagtattttgcgttgccatgttgcaaatctggagtgcagaaaaatttttcccgcactagagcggaaaagtgattctttgcgttctgtaatcagtgcagcaatggccacttttcaacgtaactgtaggaaaataaatttttgcttaataaattataattgattattttaaactagaatgaaccgttaatatcacatcaataaacctgtatcagctatcatcCACAGAAGACATActagacaagacagaggttcggcaacgtttttctcctatctttctccattggcATTATAATGTTGGCCTCAGTATAGTGAGTAACGTATTAAACCTTTAAACTTCAGGTTATGACTTTTgcttatgaataatttataccCAAGTAGCCTCTAGTCCTCCACTGTTTTGACCGTCAACTTGGCTCTacatgaggtccacgttataatggcagaatagGAAGATAatggaacagcgttgccgattctctgcctttcaACTGCCTTCtttagaagatagctgatacaaaaaaatataattagacCGGTGTATATTTGATGTGACTATTAACTAACTGTTCACTCTTGTTtagagtaataaattatatccCATTCGTcaaaaaatatacttttcaatgatcaaataatagattttaataataattgagataaaatattctgtTTTTGTGCATTGTTACCTAATAAATGATCTtcggagctggaaaaggataacgctatctgctttgtcaagtgataaacaaggatagcaacaccaatgctaatcaaatactgccattataacgtggacctcactataagtaggcctactagaAAGATGGAAAAAAACCATtgcgattctctgtcttgtcaatgccttctatagacggtagatgATACAGGTTGATTATGATTGATGTAAGTAATATCAAcggttcattctagtttaaaataatctattataatttatcaagcaagaacttatatttttcaataattcaataatgaatttttataattacgATGAAATATctccttaattaattattaattctacattattaaaagacgatttggcaacagagcagagcgaggaagagatagcgctatctgctttgtcaaatgatagacaaggatagcaataccattgataatcaaatacctactactgccattataacgtggacctcactataagtaGACTACTACACTatatttgtgtgtattttttgCCTCAAAATTTACTGAAATAACTTACGTAATTTATTTAATGTGCGGTGATAATTATAGTGTAATAttcgactataatttggtgttttgaTCTTACTAAACTCAAAATTTTTAGCTCATATTTACTTTTTTGACTTTCCGGTAGTCGCgtcctactcaatcacacgagcagtcgcgtgttgtaatttgcacaacatcaaattttccaagtgttatgtactctgtttactgccaaaacatattaattactttaataattatttttttcatcttcttggattattttacgcctatgaacatttggatgattaccatttcatagcccaataaggtacatatcaagcaaagccatcaattctgtgttattggttcgtttacagtccccgtatacagtctttccctatcttatgtactgtcgcgactaaatggcacctaaagactgaaccattgctcggttgatactgctactcagtggagtgatggggagaaagttcTGAAATGCATAGGtaactcattcactgacaccaccccattcaatagttttgtgcagcaaaaaaactgacactgttgtacttttaacaacagcgcgactgccggaaggttaacaaaaattgaatttgaacttccaagcataacctattttttgggcatgttattcattatctaaatttgggaatagaatataGTTTTAATCCAAGCCTATTGTTCTACGTATTGCACCACACACAGCACtgaattttgtcaatttctcaCTTACATCATCTTGTGAAGAAAACAAGACAAGCCACTCAGATGAAGTTCTACAGACTAATGGCTGTACCAATAATAACTTATGGAAGCGAAGCTTGGGTGTCAATGAAAAGAACTGAGTCACGTATTCAAGCAGCCGAAATGAGGTTCCTTCGAGCAGTCAAAGGTTACACTAAGTTGGATTACATAAGAAACGAAGTAATAAGAACCGAACTGAATGTAGAgtctttattgcaaatattgaagaaaagtagGGAAGACTGGTCCAGCCATCTACTTCGTATGCCAGCAAATAGACTTCCAATTCAAGCTTGGCACTACAAACCCGATGGGAGAAGAGGCGTCGGACGAccgatgaagaaatggatgccggaacaggccaacagagcctaatccttgaatgacgatgatgatgatgatgatccaAGCCTGTTGTTTGTTTCCGATCATATTTgtatgatttgtaataattgtatccacaaataaataaataaaatacaccAACCTGTGCCGTCCGGTACTGACTGAGCAGATTCTCCAGCTGAGAGTTGAGGAACTTCTCGCGGCTCTTAACTTTCTCCAGCGTGCCTGTGATCTCCTTCTCCAGCCGCTCCAGCTGGAATTTGGCAGAGCCCAAAGTCTCCTCCATTCCAGCTCTGTGCTGTTTCATCTGTTCCAAATGCGAGCGCCAATCTCTGGAGtcttaaaaacaaaagagaatatacagaaatattttgaaaattttctgttgaaaatatttgtgcTAAATACGGTATGATCTTATGCATCTATAAATGCTAATGGATCAAAAAGATATCTATCTATTTGTGATATTAATGAAATTCCTGatttgcatgcaatgaataatccacttgtcagctgtttgattatggataattctatactctgattgatcctatcttcaaagtagttgatatatagtgatatcagagtgtGAAGGAATTCTTTTCTTTccatattattatccttaaaatgcaaaaattcaaaaaaccttgtgtatacatcgacgcgcagttgaaagaggaatattcctgccaaatctcatcgaattctaacaacgcgtttggccgtaatttcgttacatacagacagacaaaagcaaatccgagttgaaacatatagacctcactacgttcggtcaaatatttttcaatacaaCAGTTGATACAAATTTTGGTTTCATTATGGTAAACTCACCACTTTTAATTGTGACTTTGAGATGGGGCAAGACACGCTCTAATTCCAGGTGCCACTCTTCCAGATTGGTATTCGATTCGAGAATCTCTTCAGGCTTTTGAAGGTCCATAATCTAAAGATagaatgaaacaaataaaattgattaggCCGGATACTTGAGTTGTTTTATCATTATAGAAATTACTTGTAGTCTcttctcatttttatatataaataaaactaGTATCAAATACtcatataattttgttaaaattgttTACCAAGTGTTAAAATTTTAACACTAATGAAAATGACATCAAAGcttgaaactatagtgaggtccacgttatacgggcagtgtttgattagcaatggtattgctatcattgtctatcatttgacaaagcggatagcgctatctctttctcgctttgctctgttgccagatcgtcttttaacaatgtggaattaatcattaattaacaaaatatttcatcttgattatgaaattattgaaaaatataatttcttgtctgataaaatataattgattattttaaacaagaatgaacagttaacatACATCAATATAATACACCTGCATCAGCTAAAGTCTATAAAattcattgacaagacagagaggatcggcaacgttgttccacGTTGTTcgatctttctccactgccattataacgtggacctcaccatttTTGTGTTCTtatgaaaaagtgaaaaaaggGGCCAGTGATAATAACTTCTATAATAACTTATTTTGAGGTTTATTTTTGAAGGTAAACCTCTTGAGTTTCACACGTGgcattatttctaatattctaccGTACATATTTGAACCACTATCATTTCTAATCATACAAACAGTATAGTAGGCTACAgtaatttgtttttcttcagggctacttccaatatgaataaaaataaaaacctcagtaccctttaaaattattttttcactattttagaATGTcctaaaaatgttgtgataaaataatttgaaatagtactgagttttatatttttatttacagtaATTATAAAATCGTTTCTCCAAAGTTCTAAAGAAACTATCGTCACTGCTATAATATGTAATGGCTTATTCCACATCAAatgtgttttcaaattcaaCGCATATTATATTTTCTCACAACACCCAGACTTGTTGTCTTTGTGGGGAATATTCACTATGTATATTTTGTCTCTGCTGCTGTATTtacttattttgtaaaaaaagattatttgaataaaaatataaatctcagtacacccttttaaattattttgtcacaacatgtttccgACATTAATGACACTTCCATAACTGTCTacatatttcaacaatttcaacaaaatggTATGAGTGTTCGACACTAGTTTCATttataatatcgggggaccgacctttgctctggagtgaaaaagcatagaaaatttgtaacgaaagattgaatttatagtttatatttatttattcatttcctcagtcgtactatttattatttttacagttatatgaggaggcacaacaggcttatgcccaaaactgtcccttttcaaatttataccacagtccaaatcaaaatctaggttaagctactatcactcatcaaaataatgattcattcaaacttcaaaaaacaaacacatcatcaattacaaacagatatactatgaattctatttagaatgatatactatgtttgctacaatatttgttaatatactatgtactattctacactaacagcgcCGATTTTAGTTAATATTTtagactttctgaagtaaagatgttttctaaaaaaaagagaaataaacgaaaataagttccGTTtatcttgctgaatttttcttctcgtgagatcagctgaatgatcccacacatgcactcgttcactcacttccattaccgTATCAACAGACAACAAAAtatccagctgtttttccaaggacatatttatccttttaatgtccttcagcgagttatcccagggttgagacctagtgcgatcgaattttcatatcataaacctactttgttccaaatttcgtgagaatcgttggagccgttttcgagatccggtcacatacagatatacaTAGGTATACAAAgataaaaacatctaaacatccaaacatctaaacatataaacagaaattgctcgtttaatagtataggataaaacTAGCCGGCATCAACCCAGGTAGCAGGTAAGCAGGTAGActtgaaaattacattaatgtccgaaacatttTGTGACAAATAacttaataatttaaaagggtactgagttttatatttttatttatatcaaaagCAGCCCTAAAAAGAGACGaagattatttgatttatttgcTCCGTGGCTATACGGTACCTTGTGAGCACTGGCAATATTATGCAGATCATCAATGTGTAGCAGATTATCCTCATCTTCCTCAGAATCCTCACCGGCCATCTCTTCCTCAACTCTTTCCAGCAGAAGTTCATAATCATCCTCACCATTACTGTCCTCATCTTCTACCTCAGCTGGAGGTCGAGgtctgaaacaaattattacatctcaaaatatttatattcttccaaatatatccatattttatcgtgaggtccacgttataatgtcagtggagaaagataggatatcAACGattataaacggtagctgatacaggtttattagtgtaatattaactgttcattctagtttaaaatgatcaattaattttattaagcgaaaatttatatttttaaataatttcataatgaattttcataattaagatgaaatattttgttgatcaattattaattctacattgttggaagacgatctggcgaacggaacaaagcgagaaagagacggctctatctgatttgttgaatgaaagacaaggatagcaatacaatcgctaatcaaacacttccattataacgtggacctcactatagctgcaCAGTATCGAGCTAGTATATACCGCAGTAgtctataggcctatatttattattctggTACAGTACAGTGTTATTAGAAGTGATGAACCAAAAACTGTTTATCGACTTCATAAAATAAGACtctgaatattattatgatcttctcataataataataatagtttctCTGATtacaatgaattgcaaccagaggagtctattgacaaaacatatacataattgttatattatacatacaaaattgctacaaacttaatttaataaaaaatattactacCTATATAAATCTAGCCagttttgaattaaatatattcGTTGTGGTTTAGTAAACACTACAca
The genomic region above belongs to Nilaparvata lugens isolate BPH chromosome 5, ASM1435652v1, whole genome shotgun sequence and contains:
- the LOC111050878 gene encoding intraflagellar transport protein 57 homolog isoform X1, translated to MAVEKDFREQMQLDSPSTSMLREQMSSRGSTVDETPEQLFQSSFQVMEELIDKLKVLNYDEEFLKELKMRPIHKHYFALQTNAGEQFFLFTVLSAWLLRKLGLKFEQPQEYDDPNSTIASILDATRELGIVVDFPPNKLKQGSGKYAIYILNALADKALSHLKFVWKKPRPPAEVEDEDSNGEDDYELLLERVEEEMAGEDSEEDEDNLLHIDDLHNIASAHKIMDLQKPEEILESNTNLEEWHLELERVLPHLKVTIKSDSRDWRSHLEQMKQHRAGMEETLGSAKFQLERLEKEITGTLEKVKSREKFLNSQLENLLSQYRTAQDELARVTEQYREVSGGVNDRQRQLTRLTDELDLIKQEMEERGSTMTDGSPLINIKKAIARIKADIVEMDVRIGVLDHAVLEAKLRDKTLLNAQIAA
- the LOC111050878 gene encoding intraflagellar transport protein 57 homolog isoform X3, which gives rise to MNATPLNLEKSTFTKKKSVSILVLNTAVLFWNPQDLILSCPWKYKPVSPVGTPEKDFREQMQLDSPSTSMLREQMSSRGSTVDETPEQLFQSSFQVMEELIDKLKVLNYDEEFLKELKMRPIHKHYFALQTNAGEQFFLFTVLSAWLLRKLGLKFEQPQEYDDPNSTIASILDATRELGIVVDFPPNKLKQGSGKYAIYILNALADKALSHLKFVWKKPRPPAEVEDEDSNGEDDYELLLERVEEEMAGEDSEEDEDNLLHIDDLHNIASAHKIMDLQKPEEILESNTNLEEWHLELERVLPHLKVTIKSDSRDWRSHLEQMKQHRAGMEETLGSAKFQLERLEKEITGTLEKVKSREKFLNSQLENLLSQYRTAQDELARVTEQYREVSGGVNDRQRQLTRLTDELDLIKQEMEERGSTMTDGSPLINIKKAIARIKADIVEMDVRIGVLDHAVLEAKLRDKTLLNAQIAA
- the LOC111050878 gene encoding intraflagellar transport protein 57 homolog isoform X2, producing MQLDSPSTSMLREQMSSRGSTVDETPEQLFQSSFQVMEELIDKLKVLNYDEEFLKELKMRPIHKHYFALQTNAGEQFFLFTVLSAWLLRKLGLKFEQPQEYDDPNSTIASILDATRELGIVVDFPPNKLKQGSGKYAIYILNALADKALSHLKFVWKKPRPPAEVEDEDSNGEDDYELLLERVEEEMAGEDSEEDEDNLLHIDDLHNIASAHKIMDLQKPEEILESNTNLEEWHLELERVLPHLKVTIKSDSRDWRSHLEQMKQHRAGMEETLGSAKFQLERLEKEITGTLEKVKSREKFLNSQLENLLSQYRTAQDELARVTEQYREVSGGVNDRQRQLTRLTDELDLIKQEMEERGSTMTDGSPLINIKKAIARIKADIVEMDVRIGVLDHAVLEAKLRDKTLLNAQIAA